The nucleotide sequence ATTTCAGGATTCTCTACATCAGTCCCTCGATTCAGTCGATGTACGGATACACCCCCGGAGAGGCCCTTACTCTTTCGATACGGGACATCCATACTCCTGGATCTTTCAGGAAGCTGATGAAGGTCTATCACGCCCAGCTGGAGCTGGAGAACGGCGAGGGCGTCGATCCGTCCCGCCACGTGGTGCTGCAGCTCAGGCAGAGGCGCAAGGACGGGTCGCTCTTCGACGTGGAGGTCAGGGCCTCTTTCCTGAGGGATGATTCCGGCAAGCCTTCCGGCATAGTGGGCATCGCCCGGGATATCACCGAGCGGGTGCGTGCCCAGCGCGAGAACGAGGAGATGCAGGAACAGCTTGCCCAGGCGCAGAAAATGGAGGCGGTGGGGACCCTCGCGGGCGGCCTCGCCCATGACTTCAACAACATCCTGAGCGGGATCCTCGGGAGCTTCGATCTCCTCCGCCTGTCCCTCAAAAAAGAAGAGCTTGAGGATCGGGAAACGGTGGATAAGTACCTGGAAGTGGGCATGGAATCCGCCAGGCGGTCGGTCAACCTCATCAAGGAGCTCCTTACCCTGTCGCAGCGGCACGAGATCAAGCTTGAGCCGATCGACATGAACGCCGCGGTCCGCCATATCCAGGAGCTCTGCACGAACAGCCTGCCAAAGTCCATAGCGCTGGAGTTCGCCTATTCGCCGGAGCGGCCCATGATCATGGGCGACACTGTGCAAATCGGCCAGGTGCTGCTCAATCTCTGCATCAACGCCTCCCACGCCATGACCATTATGAGGGGCCCTGGGGAGCGGCAGGGCGGCACGCTTTCGGTCACCGTGGAGATCGCAGGATTCAACCACCATGACGCCATGCCCGGTGACGGACTGTCCTCCTCCGGCCGCGAATGGGTGAGGATCGTCATCGCCGATACGGGGGTCGGCATGGACCGGGATACGGTCACGCGCATCTATGAGCCGTTCTACACCAGGAAAAAGCGGGGCGAGGGCACGGGCCTGGGCCTGGCCATATCGTACAATATCATCCAGAAGCACGGGGGGCATATCCGCGTCGATTCGGAGCCGGGCGCCGGGTCGCGCTTCACCCTATACTTTCCCGCCTGCGATACCTGCGCGGAGCCGGACCATGGCGCTCCCGCCGTCGAGGAGCCGGTCAGCGGAACGGGCGTGGTCCTGATCATCGACGATGAGCCCACGGTCCTCAAGGTCGCCCGGGGGGCCCTGGAGCA is from Spirochaetota bacterium and encodes:
- a CDS encoding PAS domain S-box protein; amino-acid sequence: MINTFQRISAWILPDDLAGSDEQGRKTLFALFLSLLMIPLFIFGAVHLISGIYFLWIMDHLAALVMAGFIISLRFIKKPLILYRITIIMTSLMLFYWLITGAVQGYASIWIIGTPLFIFFLTGRREGLVWSLVVITGAILVFMNPLALPWVWYYQPDYVSRHLFTLFITFLFTYFYESMSDRYKKAIKNEQGLLVREKERLAEAKAEVDSVNERLRREMDVRLIAEEELRKHRDHLEEIVMERTRELRRSNLDLGESENRYRILADNVTDLIFSLDMDFRILYISPSIQSMYGYTPGEALTLSIRDIHTPGSFRKLMKVYHAQLELENGEGVDPSRHVVLQLRQRRKDGSLFDVEVRASFLRDDSGKPSGIVGIARDITERVRAQRENEEMQEQLAQAQKMEAVGTLAGGLAHDFNNILSGILGSFDLLRLSLKKEELEDRETVDKYLEVGMESARRSVNLIKELLTLSQRHEIKLEPIDMNAAVRHIQELCTNSLPKSIALEFAYSPERPMIMGDTVQIGQVLLNLCINASHAMTIMRGPGERQGGTLSVTVEIAGFNHHDAMPGDGLSSSGREWVRIVIADTGVGMDRDTVTRIYEPFYTRKKRGEGTGLGLAISYNIIQKHGGHIRVDSEPGAGSRFTLYFPACDTCAEPDHGAPAVEEPVSGTGVVLIIDDEPTVLKVARGALEQSGYEVITANSPDMGVEVFRSSHNRISAVIIDLSMPGKSGLEVFAVLKEIDPAVRAILSSGMLDNESKERALALGIKEFANKPYMARELAEKVRGVLM